In the genome of Xanthomonas translucens pv. cerealis, one region contains:
- a CDS encoding WS/DGAT/MGAT family O-acyltransferase: MATSTARRKPRREPMSRVDTAWLRMERPTNPMMITGVLMLDEALSLPQFKQLVRKRFLSFPRFQQKPVDTATGAHWQHDDDFDLDWHVRLSALPGRGGKQALERFAGQMASTPLDKTKPLWQFHLIERYEGGSALVARIHHSYADGIALVQVLLSLTDMQRVPEPAAQLGRAWLKDDGKEVVRRVGAIDRYLKLGGRMLDKGRAMYQDPNLAQMLAKEGGLIGRELANALLLSDDPPTLLRGRLGVSKRVAWAAPLDLDEVKAVGRACDCTVNDVLMATMAGALRAYMLERGEALDGVTLRATVPVNLRPLEHARKLGNHFGLVFLDLPVGEANPVRRVQRVAASMQQLKQSRQAMVVFGLLAAVGMAPAALQSLALDLFSRKASTVATNVPGPQQPLYLAGSRVREMMFCVPQTGSIGVGVSIMSYNHRVHFGLIGDARLIPDPDAVMRRIGAEFEKLLYLALMGDWEHPLRAVDADALLPVS, translated from the coding sequence ATGGCCACCAGCACAGCCCGCCGCAAGCCGCGGCGCGAACCGATGTCGCGTGTGGATACCGCCTGGTTGCGGATGGAGCGGCCGACCAATCCGATGATGATCACCGGCGTGTTGATGCTCGACGAGGCGCTGTCGCTACCGCAGTTCAAGCAGTTGGTGCGCAAACGCTTCCTGTCGTTTCCGCGCTTCCAGCAAAAGCCGGTGGACACCGCGACCGGCGCCCACTGGCAACACGACGACGACTTCGACCTGGACTGGCACGTGCGCCTGTCGGCCCTGCCCGGGCGCGGCGGCAAGCAGGCGCTGGAGCGCTTCGCCGGGCAGATGGCATCCACGCCCTTGGACAAGACCAAGCCGCTGTGGCAGTTCCATCTGATCGAACGCTACGAAGGCGGCTCGGCGCTGGTCGCGCGCATCCACCACAGCTACGCCGACGGCATCGCGCTGGTGCAGGTACTGCTGTCGCTGACCGACATGCAGCGCGTGCCGGAGCCAGCGGCGCAACTGGGCCGTGCCTGGCTGAAGGACGACGGCAAGGAAGTGGTGCGCCGGGTCGGCGCCATCGATCGCTATCTGAAACTGGGCGGACGCATGCTCGACAAGGGTCGCGCCATGTACCAGGACCCGAACCTGGCGCAGATGCTGGCCAAGGAAGGCGGCCTGATCGGCCGCGAACTGGCCAATGCGTTGCTCCTGTCCGACGATCCGCCGACGCTGCTGCGCGGGCGCCTGGGGGTCAGCAAGCGGGTGGCATGGGCCGCGCCGCTGGACCTGGACGAAGTGAAGGCGGTCGGCCGCGCCTGCGACTGCACGGTCAACGACGTGCTGATGGCGACCATGGCCGGCGCCTTGCGCGCCTACATGCTCGAGCGCGGCGAAGCGCTGGACGGGGTGACCCTGCGCGCCACGGTGCCGGTCAACCTGCGCCCGCTGGAACACGCGCGCAAGCTCGGCAACCATTTCGGGCTGGTGTTCCTGGACCTTCCGGTCGGCGAGGCCAATCCGGTGCGGCGCGTGCAGCGCGTGGCCGCCTCGATGCAGCAGCTCAAGCAGTCGCGGCAGGCGATGGTGGTGTTCGGACTGCTGGCCGCGGTGGGCATGGCGCCGGCGGCGCTGCAGTCGCTGGCGCTGGACCTGTTCAGCCGCAAGGCGAGCACCGTGGCGACCAATGTGCCGGGGCCGCAGCAGCCGCTGTACCTGGCCGGCAGCCGGGTGCGCGAGATGATGTTCTGTGTGCCGCAGACCGGTTCGATCGGGGTCGGCGTGTCGATCATGAGCTACAACCATCGCGTGCATTTCGGCCTGATCGGCGATGCGCGGCTGATTCCCGACCCGGATGCGGTGATGCGCCGCATCGGCGCCGAATTCGAGAAGCTGCTGTACCTGGCGCTGATGGGCGACTGGGAGCATCCGTTGCGCGCGGTGGACGCGGACGCGTTGCTGCCGGTTTCCTGA